One genomic region from Spirosoma sp. KCTC 42546 encodes:
- a CDS encoding ABC transporter ATP-binding protein — MNYDLNQATGQKEEKNATYKALRKLLTLIEDERPTLILAFVAILVNSGLTLVGPMLIGHTIDNYIQTKQYDGVLRNAGILICLYVVAFGTNYLQTRMMGEVGQRTLFRLRNAVFNKLQELPVAFFNQNKAGDLISRINNDTDKLNQFFSQSLMQFVGSIFIMLGAGLFLLFIDLPLGAASLSPAILMWIFTTLTAAWIKRKNASNLKSVGNLSAEIQESLNNFKVIIAFNRRDYFRKRFDEANQQSYQTAIGAGLANNVMAPVIGMVANFGQLIVLTFGIYLISTGHFTIGLLISFLSYVNNFYNPLRQLAALWTNFQVALAGWDRISHLLALQTNLKTVENSVTVPTSALLSFQQVSFSYPNGQEVLHNINFDLERGKTYALVGPTGGGKTTTASLIARLYDPTSGTVLLDGKDIRSYKPEERTRKIGFILQEPFLFTGTVRENILYGNKQYENYSNDQLANVIQQANLEGLLERFDDGLDTKVQTGGDAISLGQKQLIAFMRAVLRNPDLLILDEATANIDTVTEQLLEEILQNLPETTTRIIIAHRLNTIESADEIFFINSGQVTRAGSLNDAVDMLLHDKRTS, encoded by the coding sequence ATGAACTACGATCTTAATCAGGCTACCGGGCAAAAAGAGGAGAAGAATGCCACCTACAAAGCCCTCCGGAAACTACTGACCCTTATTGAGGATGAACGCCCAACCTTGATTCTGGCGTTTGTTGCCATTCTGGTCAATTCGGGCCTGACGCTGGTTGGGCCAATGCTGATTGGTCATACCATCGACAACTACATTCAGACCAAACAGTACGATGGCGTTCTGCGGAATGCGGGTATTCTGATCTGCCTGTATGTCGTTGCGTTCGGGACCAACTATCTGCAAACTCGCATGATGGGGGAGGTAGGACAGCGCACCCTGTTCAGACTTCGGAATGCGGTTTTTAATAAATTACAGGAATTGCCGGTCGCCTTTTTTAACCAGAACAAAGCAGGGGATCTGATCTCCCGGATCAATAATGACACCGATAAACTGAATCAGTTTTTTTCGCAGTCATTGATGCAGTTCGTGGGCAGCATTTTTATTATGCTGGGCGCAGGGCTGTTTTTGCTGTTTATCGACTTGCCGCTTGGAGCCGCATCCCTGTCGCCAGCGATCCTGATGTGGATTTTTACAACACTGACGGCGGCCTGGATTAAACGAAAGAATGCGAGTAACCTGAAAAGTGTTGGTAACCTGAGTGCCGAGATTCAGGAGAGCCTGAACAATTTCAAGGTTATCATTGCCTTCAATCGACGAGACTATTTCCGGAAGCGCTTTGACGAAGCCAATCAGCAGAGTTACCAGACTGCCATTGGAGCCGGCCTGGCCAACAACGTCATGGCACCTGTTATTGGTATGGTAGCCAATTTCGGTCAACTAATTGTCCTCACATTCGGTATTTACCTGATCTCAACCGGCCATTTTACGATTGGTTTGTTGATCAGCTTTCTGTCGTATGTGAACAATTTTTATAACCCACTTCGGCAACTGGCCGCGTTGTGGACGAATTTTCAGGTAGCATTGGCAGGCTGGGATCGTATCTCGCACCTGCTGGCGTTGCAAACGAATCTGAAAACCGTTGAGAATTCAGTAACGGTACCGACTTCGGCACTTCTCTCATTTCAGCAGGTGTCATTCAGTTATCCGAATGGACAGGAGGTGCTGCACAACATCAATTTTGACCTGGAACGCGGCAAAACCTACGCGCTGGTTGGCCCAACGGGGGGCGGAAAAACCACGACAGCTTCGTTGATTGCCCGTTTATACGATCCAACCAGTGGAACAGTGCTGCTCGATGGGAAAGATATTCGCTCATATAAACCCGAAGAACGTACCCGTAAAATTGGCTTTATTTTGCAGGAGCCTTTTCTGTTTACCGGCACAGTTCGCGAGAATATTCTGTATGGGAATAAACAGTACGAGAATTATTCCAACGATCAATTGGCCAACGTAATTCAGCAGGCGAACCTGGAAGGGCTATTGGAGCGGTTCGACGATGGCCTGGATACCAAAGTGCAGACCGGTGGCGATGCGATCAGTCTGGGTCAGAAACAGCTCATTGCCTTCATGCGGGCCGTTTTACGCAACCCAGACTTACTTATTCTGGACGAAGCTACCGCCAATATCGACACCGTTACGGAGCAGTTACTGGAAGAAATCCTCCAAAATTTACCCGAAACGACCACCCGCATCATCATTGCGCACCGCCTGAACACCATTGAAAGTGCCGACGAAATATTCTTCATCAACTCGGGTCAAGTGACGCGAGCCGGTTCGCTCAATGATGCGGTCGATATGCTCCTGCACGACAAACGGACGAGTTAA